One Hydrogenophaga crassostreae genomic region harbors:
- a CDS encoding DUF1304 domain-containing protein, with amino-acid sequence MSLAANTVVALLALIHIYIMVLEMFMWDKPAGLRAFGLPKELATATKVLGANQGLYNGFLAAGMLWGLWLGAEGFGVKVFFLLCVWVAGIFGAATAARKILYIQTVPATVGLVLLFLVRAG; translated from the coding sequence ATGTCTTTGGCCGCCAACACCGTTGTTGCCCTGCTCGCCCTCATCCACATCTACATCATGGTGTTGGAAATGTTCATGTGGGACAAGCCCGCTGGCCTGCGCGCCTTTGGCTTGCCGAAGGAGTTGGCCACCGCGACCAAGGTGCTCGGCGCCAACCAGGGGCTTTACAACGGCTTTCTCGCCGCCGGCATGCTGTGGGGTTTGTGGCTCGGCGCCGAAGGCTTCGGCGTGAAGGTGTTTTTCCTGCTGTGCGTCTGGGTGGCTGGCATTTTTGGCGCGGCCACGGCGGCGCGCAAGATTCTCTACATTCAAACCGTGCCCGCAACCGTGGGCCTGGTTTTGCTGTTTCTGGTCCGCGCAGGCTGA
- a CDS encoding MerR family transcriptional regulator, producing the protein MATLQTYTISDLAREFDLTTRAIRFYEDMGLLQPQREGPGGRNRVYSSRDRTRLKLTLRAKRLGLSLTEAKDIIEMYDSPRDTGPQLRKFLTVLAGHKRQLEEQMADLVANLDEVRVHEKEARALLAKAEKAGPTAKP; encoded by the coding sequence ATGGCGACTCTTCAGACCTACACGATCAGCGATCTGGCGCGCGAATTCGATCTGACGACCCGCGCCATCCGCTTCTACGAAGACATGGGCTTGCTGCAGCCGCAGCGGGAAGGCCCGGGTGGGCGCAACCGGGTCTACAGTTCGCGCGACCGCACCCGCTTGAAACTCACACTGCGTGCCAAGCGCCTGGGGCTGTCGCTGACCGAAGCCAAGGACATCATCGAGATGTACGACAGCCCGCGCGATACGGGCCCACAACTGCGCAAGTTCCTCACCGTGCTGGCCGGCCACAAGCGTCAGCTCGAAGAACAGATGGCCGACCTGGTGGCCAACCTTGACGAAGTGAGGGTGCACGAGAAAGAAGCGCGGGCCTTGCTGGCCAAGGCCGAAAAGGCCGGGCCAACCGCCAAGCCCTAG
- a CDS encoding MBL fold metallo-hydrolase, with product MNPPTKDQLEARLNYPLADTLPGPGQALEVAPGVKWIRMRLPFALDHINLWLLRDRIDGVEGWTIVDCCIDHAESRAQWEQVFENQLDSLPVLRVIVTHMHPDHIGLAHWLCERWKVPMWISATDFGVARLASQSTTGFGGDSAAAFFRQHGMTDENSLAQIRARSDYYPKLVPQVPGHFRRMMDGQNIDIGGHDWRCISGFGHAPEHIALYCETLGVLISGDMVLPRISTNVSVYDNEPESDALTLFLDSLQKFTPLTENTLVLPSHGKPFVGLHERIRQLDEHHQDRLAEVMEACQTNACNAMDIIPVLFTRALDLHQITFAMGESVAHLHRLWFAGLLKRELADDGTYRFSAITPT from the coding sequence ATGAACCCGCCCACCAAAGACCAGCTCGAAGCCCGTTTGAATTACCCGCTGGCCGATACCCTGCCCGGGCCAGGTCAGGCGCTGGAGGTAGCCCCTGGCGTGAAGTGGATACGCATGAGGCTTCCCTTCGCACTGGACCACATCAACCTCTGGCTGCTGCGCGACAGGATCGACGGCGTAGAAGGCTGGACCATTGTTGACTGTTGCATCGACCATGCAGAATCGCGCGCCCAATGGGAACAGGTGTTTGAAAACCAGCTCGACTCCCTGCCCGTACTGCGGGTGATCGTGACCCATATGCACCCCGACCACATCGGGTTGGCGCACTGGTTGTGCGAACGGTGGAAGGTCCCGATGTGGATCAGCGCCACCGACTTTGGCGTGGCGCGACTGGCTTCCCAAAGCACCACCGGCTTCGGCGGCGACAGCGCTGCGGCGTTTTTCCGCCAACACGGCATGACGGACGAAAACAGCCTCGCGCAGATCCGGGCGCGCTCAGACTATTACCCCAAACTGGTGCCCCAGGTACCTGGCCATTTTCGCCGCATGATGGACGGACAGAACATCGACATCGGAGGACATGACTGGCGCTGCATCAGCGGCTTCGGGCACGCGCCCGAACACATCGCACTCTATTGCGAAACACTTGGTGTGCTCATCAGTGGCGACATGGTTTTGCCGCGCATTTCAACCAACGTGAGCGTCTATGACAACGAACCCGAGAGCGACGCGCTCACGCTGTTTCTCGACTCACTGCAGAAATTCACACCCCTGACGGAAAACACGCTCGTGCTGCCCTCGCACGGCAAACCATTTGTGGGCTTGCACGAACGCATTCGCCAGTTGGATGAGCACCACCAGGACCGCCTCGCCGAGGTCATGGAAGCTTGTCAGACCAACGCCTGCAACGCCATGGACATCATTCCGGTGTTGTTCACCCGGGCGCTCGATCTGCACCAAATCACTTTTGCCATGGGCGAATCGGTGGCTCACCTGCACCGACTCTGGTTTGCCGGGCTGCTCAAACGGGAGCTGGCCGACGATGGCACCTACCGCTTCTCGGCCATCACCCCAACTTGA
- a CDS encoding non-heme iron oxygenase ferredoxin subunit has protein sequence MSDWTDVAAETDLFEGAGVPVAPGGRDIALYSQGGQVFATDNLCTHGHARLCDGFLEGFEIECPFHQGRFDIRTGQATGAPCTEAVKSWPVKVEGGRVWLALD, from the coding sequence ATGAGCGACTGGACCGATGTGGCCGCTGAGACCGACCTGTTTGAAGGCGCCGGAGTTCCCGTGGCGCCGGGCGGGCGCGACATCGCGCTCTATTCCCAGGGGGGGCAGGTTTTTGCGACCGACAACCTCTGTACCCATGGCCACGCCAGGCTGTGTGATGGGTTCCTGGAGGGGTTCGAAATCGAGTGCCCGTTCCATCAAGGGCGGTTCGATATCCGCACCGGCCAGGCGACGGGGGCGCCCTGTACCGAGGCGGTCAAAAGCTGGCCTGTCAAGGTCGAGGGTGGCCGGGTCTGGCTCGCGCTGGACTGA
- a CDS encoding aromatic-ring-hydroxylating dioxygenase subunit beta: MSALDFATFQALQALYSDYASAVDSGDWDLWPTFFTADCVYKLQPRENFERGFPLATLAFESQAMLRDRAYGIKETLFHDPYYQRHVVGAPLVRAVDEQGRWHCEANYAVFRTKLDGPSSVFNVGRYLDIVVNTPDGLRFAQRLCIYDSEMIPNSIIYPI, encoded by the coding sequence ATGAGCGCGCTGGACTTCGCCACATTCCAGGCGCTGCAGGCGCTCTACAGCGACTACGCCAGCGCCGTTGACAGCGGTGACTGGGATCTCTGGCCCACCTTCTTCACCGCCGATTGCGTGTACAAGCTGCAGCCCCGCGAGAACTTCGAGCGTGGGTTTCCTCTGGCTACGCTGGCCTTTGAAAGCCAGGCCATGCTGCGTGATCGGGCCTACGGCATCAAGGAAACGCTGTTCCACGATCCCTATTACCAGCGCCATGTGGTGGGCGCTCCTTTGGTGAGAGCCGTCGATGAGCAAGGGCGCTGGCATTGCGAAGCGAATTACGCGGTGTTCCGGACCAAGCTGGATGGGCCCAGCAGTGTGTTCAACGTGGGTCGCTATCTCGACATCGTGGTGAACACGCCCGACGGACTCAGGTTCGCTCAGCGCCTGTGCATCTACGACAGCGAAATGATTCCCAACTCCATCATCTATCCCATATAG
- a CDS encoding aromatic ring-hydroxylating dioxygenase subunit alpha, producing the protein MHPSIDPSMPFWERTDTSRIPFAVYTDEQLHRRELERLFYKGHWNYVGLEAEVPNPGDFKRTVVGERSVILARAVDGAIHVMENVCAHRGMRFCRKRHGNQTEFVCPYHQWSYTLNGDLQGVPFRRGVRQDGKVNGGMPADFDPKDHSLTKLKVAVRGGVVFASFDHGVESLEDFMGPAILTYFDRLFNGRKLTILGYNRQRIPGNWKLMQENIKDPYHPGLLHTWFVTFGLWRADNKSALRMDDRHRHAAMISTRGAAGQAEGKSAQVTQVSSFKESMQLEDPRFLDIVPEGWWRLGEEVPTAVMLTLFPSVVFQQQVNSVSTRHIQPDGHGAFDFVWTHFGFEDDSEEMTQRRLRQANLFGPAGFVSADDGEVIEFSQQAFESKPQHRTLAELGGREVGETDHMVTETLIRGMYAYWREVMEAPEPSAGGAA; encoded by the coding sequence ATGCATCCATCCATCGATCCATCGATGCCATTTTGGGAGCGCACAGATACGAGCCGCATTCCTTTCGCCGTTTACACCGATGAACAACTGCATCGGCGTGAACTGGAGCGCCTCTTCTACAAAGGGCACTGGAACTATGTGGGTCTGGAGGCGGAGGTGCCTAACCCCGGCGATTTCAAGCGCACGGTGGTCGGCGAGCGATCGGTCATCCTGGCGCGGGCGGTTGATGGCGCGATTCATGTGATGGAAAATGTGTGCGCCCATCGGGGCATGCGCTTTTGCCGAAAACGCCATGGCAACCAGACCGAGTTTGTTTGCCCCTATCACCAGTGGAGTTACACGCTCAACGGTGATTTACAAGGGGTGCCGTTCCGCCGCGGCGTGCGCCAGGATGGCAAGGTGAACGGTGGCATGCCGGCCGACTTCGACCCCAAGGACCACAGCCTGACCAAGCTGAAAGTCGCGGTACGCGGGGGCGTGGTTTTCGCGAGTTTTGATCACGGTGTCGAGTCGCTCGAAGACTTCATGGGGCCGGCCATCCTCACCTACTTCGACCGCCTGTTCAATGGCCGCAAGCTCACCATACTGGGCTACAACCGCCAGCGCATTCCGGGCAACTGGAAGCTGATGCAGGAGAACATCAAAGACCCCTACCACCCGGGCCTGCTGCACACCTGGTTTGTCACTTTCGGACTCTGGCGCGCCGACAACAAGAGTGCGCTGCGCATGGACGACCGCCATCGACACGCGGCCATGATTTCCACGCGGGGCGCCGCCGGCCAGGCCGAAGGGAAAAGTGCTCAGGTGACGCAGGTTTCCAGCTTCAAGGAAAGCATGCAGCTTGAAGACCCGCGCTTTCTGGACATCGTGCCCGAAGGCTGGTGGCGCCTGGGTGAGGAGGTGCCGACCGCGGTCATGCTCACCTTGTTTCCCAGCGTGGTCTTTCAGCAGCAGGTCAACAGCGTATCGACGCGTCACATCCAGCCCGACGGGCATGGGGCCTTCGATTTTGTCTGGACGCACTTTGGTTTTGAAGACGACAGCGAGGAGATGACCCAGCGGCGCCTGCGCCAGGCCAACCTGTTTGGGCCAGCCGGTTTCGTGAGCGCCGACGACGGCGAGGTGATCGAGTTCTCGCAGCAGGCTTTTGAGAGCAAACCGCAGCACCGAACCCTGGCCGAGCTGGGCGGGCGCGAGGTGGGTGAGACCGACCACATGGTGACCGAAACCCTGATTCGCGGCATGTATGCCTATTGGCGCGAGGTGATGGAAGCACCGGAACCTTCAGCGGGTGGTGCCGCATGA
- a CDS encoding LysR family transcriptional regulator — MKLSDIDLNLLVVFNQLLREGSVSRTAVALELSQPAVSNALRRLRDLLGDELFLRTPQGMAPTPYAQTLAEPVSQALQGLHHALNVRASFDPATSQRCYTLALTDVGEIYFLPVLMDALAREAPGVTLRCVPVATPALRDDMAGGQVDLALGWLPPVESGFMQQALFRQRYVALMRQGHPLAALPKVGAAAYRRANHVRVVSSGTGHAQVDQALDRLGMTGNVKLSVPHYVALGHVLASADLVATVPERLAERVGEPFHLVARPLTAKLPTSTICQLWHSHLHRDPGHQWLRGRIASLFGHPASA, encoded by the coding sequence ATGAAACTCAGCGATATCGATCTCAACCTGTTGGTGGTTTTTAACCAGCTGTTGCGCGAAGGCAGCGTCTCGCGCACCGCTGTGGCGCTGGAGCTGAGCCAACCAGCGGTGAGCAACGCCTTGAGGCGTCTGCGCGATTTGCTGGGTGACGAACTGTTTTTGCGCACGCCGCAAGGCATGGCCCCCACGCCTTACGCCCAAACGCTGGCCGAACCCGTATCGCAAGCCTTGCAAGGCTTGCACCACGCGCTCAACGTGCGCGCCTCGTTCGACCCCGCCACCAGCCAGCGCTGCTACACGCTGGCGCTCACCGACGTGGGCGAAATCTATTTCTTGCCCGTGCTCATGGACGCGCTCGCCCGTGAAGCGCCGGGCGTGACGCTGCGTTGCGTCCCTGTGGCAACGCCCGCCCTGCGCGACGACATGGCCGGTGGGCAGGTGGATCTGGCGCTGGGCTGGTTGCCGCCAGTTGAATCCGGGTTCATGCAGCAGGCACTGTTCCGCCAGCGCTACGTCGCTTTGATGCGCCAGGGCCACCCACTTGCGGCCTTACCCAAGGTGGGTGCCGCAGCCTACAGGCGGGCAAACCACGTGCGCGTGGTGTCTTCGGGAACCGGTCACGCCCAGGTCGATCAAGCACTCGACCGCCTGGGCATGACCGGCAACGTCAAGCTCAGCGTGCCCCACTACGTGGCACTTGGCCACGTATTGGCCAGCGCCGACCTGGTTGCGACCGTGCCCGAACGGTTGGCCGAGCGCGTGGGAGAGCCCTTTCACCTGGTTGCCCGCCCACTGACGGCGAAGCTTCCCACCAGCACCATCTGCCAGCTTTGGCACAGCCACCTGCACCGCGACCCGGGCCATCAATGGCTGCGTGGTCGCATTGCCAGCCTGTTTGGCCACCCGGCAAGCGCATGA
- a CDS encoding PQQ-dependent sugar dehydrogenase has translation MTSRPFNRPPWPFVAALLWLALPTWARSTPITIPSPSGYTAEGQCAGYPRLPLKTPKGWCAGLVADERDGLRMPRRLLELAPDRFWITDMGSWEPKQGRLLELKTPGQPGDPKRTRVLAKGLDRPHGLIRGPDGRVYVGEAGAIWRTPSTQVEREIVLRDLPDTGAHPLTEMVFALPGTLFVNVGSATDACRAEGQDQPSIPCPEIEGKLPRAAVYQAVFGGSDFKRQTFVPWAIGLRNSLGLAVTNDTTNSGMRLWQAENSVDYTDAQMPAEELNELSQGAHYGWPYCVTDKKGHSVVARGYKKRAPCGPTDAKAPFQAWPAHVAPLQLLAVPAAKPGEAERPWSGRLLAVWHGPRAPGHRIVAWRLDAQGRPQGEREDIVSDWDASPGMRPQGNPAGITVDSQGRLWIVEDRNRTVIVIAPDKPVTQPR, from the coding sequence ATGACGTCTCGCCCTTTCAACCGGCCACCATGGCCCTTCGTTGCAGCCTTGTTGTGGCTCGCCCTCCCCACATGGGCGCGATCGACCCCAATCACCATCCCCAGTCCATCGGGCTACACCGCCGAAGGGCAGTGCGCGGGTTACCCCCGACTGCCACTCAAAACCCCCAAGGGCTGGTGCGCCGGCCTCGTCGCTGATGAACGCGATGGCCTGCGCATGCCCCGTCGACTGCTGGAACTGGCACCTGACCGCTTCTGGATCACCGACATGGGCAGTTGGGAGCCCAAACAGGGCCGGTTGCTGGAACTTAAAACACCGGGTCAACCGGGGGACCCCAAACGCACTCGCGTGCTCGCCAAGGGCCTTGATCGCCCGCACGGCTTGATTCGGGGCCCTGATGGGCGTGTTTATGTGGGCGAAGCAGGTGCCATCTGGCGCACTCCGAGCACCCAGGTCGAGCGGGAAATCGTTTTGCGCGACCTGCCCGATACCGGTGCCCATCCGCTCACGGAAATGGTGTTTGCGCTCCCTGGCACGCTGTTTGTCAATGTGGGCTCGGCCACCGACGCCTGCCGCGCCGAGGGGCAAGACCAACCCAGCATCCCGTGCCCGGAGATTGAAGGCAAGCTGCCCCGTGCCGCGGTTTACCAGGCGGTGTTCGGTGGCTCCGACTTCAAGCGGCAGACATTTGTGCCCTGGGCGATCGGTCTGCGCAACTCGCTCGGTCTGGCGGTCACCAACGACACCACCAACAGCGGCATGCGGCTCTGGCAGGCCGAAAACTCGGTGGACTACACCGATGCCCAGATGCCCGCCGAAGAGCTCAATGAACTCAGCCAAGGCGCCCACTACGGTTGGCCCTACTGCGTCACCGACAAAAAGGGACACAGCGTGGTTGCGCGGGGCTACAAGAAGCGCGCGCCCTGCGGGCCAACAGACGCCAAAGCGCCATTTCAAGCCTGGCCCGCCCACGTGGCCCCGCTGCAATTGCTCGCCGTGCCAGCCGCCAAACCGGGCGAGGCCGAGCGCCCCTGGAGCGGCCGGCTGCTCGCGGTCTGGCATGGCCCCCGCGCGCCGGGGCACCGCATCGTGGCCTGGCGACTCGATGCGCAAGGCCGGCCGCAAGGCGAGCGCGAAGACATCGTTTCCGATTGGGACGCCAGCCCTGGTATGCGCCCTCAGGGCAACCCCGCGGGCATCACGGTCGACAGCCAGGGGCGCCTGTGGATCGTGGAAGACCGCAACCGCACCGTGATCGTGATCGCCCCGGACAAGCCTGTTACCCAGCCTCGGTGA
- the tgt gene encoding tRNA guanosine(34) transglycosylase Tgt — protein sequence MLQFELLKTEGHARRGRLTLNHGVVETPIFMPVGTYGTVKGVMPQSLHDMGAQIILGNTFHLWMRPGQDVMKSFGGLHGFEQWHKPILTDSGGFQVWSLGAMRKITEQGVTFNSPVNGDKLFMSPEVSMQIQTGLNSDIVMQLDECTPYETSGHLTTETEARKSMEMSRRWAVRSKDEFARLENPNALFGIVQGGMFENLRQESLEALVEMDFPGYAVGGVSVGEPKEQMLQIMAHTPHRLPAHKPRYLMGVGTPEDLVQGVADGVDMFDCVMPTRNARNGTLFTRFGDLKLRNARHKTDHQPLDTTCTCYACAGKSGVSWDDGGRDGFSRAYLHHLDRCGEMLGPMLATVHNLHYYLNLMREVREALDAGGFEAFRGQFKSERARGV from the coding sequence ATGCTCCAATTCGAATTGCTCAAAACCGAGGGCCATGCCCGCCGCGGCCGCCTCACACTCAACCACGGTGTGGTCGAAACCCCCATCTTCATGCCCGTGGGCACCTACGGCACGGTCAAGGGCGTCATGCCCCAGAGCCTGCACGACATGGGTGCCCAGATCATCCTCGGCAATACCTTCCATCTGTGGATGCGCCCCGGCCAGGACGTGATGAAAAGCTTCGGTGGCCTGCACGGCTTCGAGCAGTGGCACAAGCCCATCCTCACCGACTCGGGCGGTTTTCAGGTGTGGAGCCTGGGCGCCATGCGAAAAATCACCGAACAAGGCGTGACCTTCAACAGCCCCGTCAACGGCGACAAGCTGTTCATGTCGCCCGAGGTCAGCATGCAGATCCAGACCGGGCTCAACAGCGACATCGTGATGCAGCTTGATGAGTGCACGCCGTATGAGACCAGCGGCCACCTCACCACCGAGACCGAAGCCCGCAAGAGCATGGAAATGAGCCGCCGCTGGGCCGTGCGCTCCAAAGACGAGTTCGCGCGCCTGGAAAACCCCAACGCGCTGTTCGGCATCGTGCAGGGTGGGATGTTTGAAAACCTGCGCCAGGAATCACTGGAAGCGCTGGTGGAAATGGACTTTCCCGGCTATGCCGTGGGCGGCGTGAGCGTGGGCGAGCCCAAGGAGCAGATGCTGCAGATCATGGCCCACACACCCCACCGCCTGCCGGCCCACAAGCCGCGCTACCTGATGGGCGTGGGCACACCGGAAGACCTGGTGCAAGGCGTGGCCGACGGCGTGGACATGTTCGACTGCGTCATGCCCACCCGCAACGCACGCAACGGCACGCTGTTCACCCGCTTCGGCGATCTGAAGCTGCGCAACGCCCGCCACAAAACCGACCACCAGCCGCTGGACACCACCTGCACCTGCTACGCCTGCGCCGGCAAATCAGGCGTGAGCTGGGACGATGGCGGGCGCGACGGTTTCAGCCGCGCCTACCTGCACCACCTCGACCGCTGCGGCGAGATGCTGGGGCCGATGCTGGCCACCGTGCACAACCTGCACTACTACCTGAACCTCATGCGCGAGGTGCGCGAAGCGCTGGACGCCGGGGGGTTCGAGGCGTTTCGGGGGCAGTTCAAGAGCGAGCGAGCACGCGGGGTCTGA
- a CDS encoding MFS transporter encodes MIQAHVPRHILPVLVLAQFAGTSPWFAVNAVMPDLQRELGWANAAVGALTSSLQLGFIIGTLVFALLAIADRFSARRVFLICALASAACTVGAWAMVRNYEALMAWRFATGFFLAGIYPVGMKIAAQWYTKGLGGALGLLIGALVVGSASAHALRALGDALPWPTLMLGVASLAAAGGLLLFFATHDAPNVHAKVSTLQWRALASLWTDSRVRASVLGYFGHMWELYTMWVMVPLILATRLQGAALSWTAFLILGAGALGCAIGGWVAQRWGSARVAGVQLSLSGLCCLATPWMLGAGDAIFYAWLVLWGITVAGDSPQFSTLTARNAPPQAVGSVLTLTNSIGFAISIASILLFVSLSETVPLSSLLPWLAIGPALGLWALSPLLRDEFRPPPVRVSA; translated from the coding sequence ATGATCCAAGCCCACGTCCCGCGCCACATCCTGCCCGTGCTCGTGCTAGCGCAGTTCGCCGGCACGTCGCCGTGGTTCGCAGTGAACGCCGTGATGCCCGACTTGCAGCGCGAACTGGGCTGGGCCAACGCCGCGGTGGGCGCGCTCACCTCGTCGCTGCAACTGGGCTTCATCATTGGCACGCTGGTCTTCGCCTTGCTCGCCATCGCCGACCGGTTTTCGGCGCGCCGCGTGTTCCTGATTTGCGCCTTGGCCAGCGCGGCCTGTACCGTGGGCGCCTGGGCCATGGTGCGCAACTACGAGGCCTTGATGGCCTGGCGCTTTGCCACCGGTTTTTTCCTGGCAGGCATTTACCCCGTGGGCATGAAGATCGCCGCCCAGTGGTACACCAAAGGCCTGGGCGGCGCGCTCGGCCTTTTGATAGGCGCGTTGGTGGTGGGTTCGGCGAGTGCTCACGCGCTGCGCGCCCTGGGTGACGCCCTGCCCTGGCCCACGCTGATGCTGGGCGTGGCGTCGCTCGCAGCGGCTGGTGGCCTGCTGCTGTTTTTTGCCACCCACGATGCGCCCAACGTCCACGCCAAGGTCAGCACCTTGCAATGGCGCGCCCTCGCCTCACTGTGGACCGACAGCCGTGTGCGAGCCTCGGTGCTGGGCTACTTTGGCCACATGTGGGAGCTCTACACCATGTGGGTCATGGTGCCGCTGATTCTGGCCACCCGACTGCAAGGTGCAGCACTGTCGTGGACGGCGTTTTTGATCTTGGGCGCAGGTGCCCTGGGTTGTGCCATTGGCGGCTGGGTGGCGCAGCGCTGGGGCAGTGCACGGGTGGCGGGGGTGCAGCTGAGCCTGAGCGGCCTGTGTTGCCTGGCCACGCCCTGGATGCTGGGAGCCGGCGACGCGATTTTCTATGCCTGGCTGGTGCTCTGGGGCATCACCGTAGCCGGTGATTCGCCACAATTTTCCACCCTCACCGCACGCAACGCGCCACCCCAGGCTGTGGGCAGCGTGCTCACGCTCACCAACAGCATCGGCTTCGCCATCTCCATCGCCAGCATTTTGCTGTTTGTGTCTTTGAGCGAAACCGTGCCGCTGAGTTCGTTGCTGCCCTGGCTGGCCATCGGCCCGGCGCTTGGGCTGTGGGCGTTGAGCCCCTTGTTGCGCGACGAATTCCGCCCCCCACCAGTGCGGGTCAGCGCCTGA
- a CDS encoding serine endopeptidase: MSKSLRLSEKWFHRGLWLVAFIFAWFLVGLGSTVVGDLPRVEQRHQLEDFMDPEQRTAVNAQILGARQASKVAQDGLEQAQLGLQAAQADNRAARETFSNWLATRRVTERAEQDQALLERTRELDVLRKAEREAQGAVEAQQQAALNARQAQSRGESELREMEEAASANLREAQRAQELRVFLYRLALTLPLLVAAGWLFATKRKSTYWPFVWGFIFFALFAFFVELVPYLPSYGGYVRYLVGIVLTVVGGRYAIQALQRYLERQKQAEALPDTQRRKDMNYDLALTRLSKNVCPGCERTVDLKDGKTDFCPHCGLCLFDQCAHCKARKSAFALFCFSCGASARREDAPAPETLQVNEAVKAVEEGDAPDVAGVPV, encoded by the coding sequence ATGAGCAAATCGTTGCGGCTGTCTGAAAAGTGGTTCCACCGCGGCCTGTGGCTGGTGGCCTTTATTTTTGCCTGGTTTCTGGTCGGGTTGGGCAGCACGGTGGTAGGGGATCTGCCGCGCGTGGAACAGCGCCACCAGCTTGAAGACTTCATGGATCCGGAGCAGCGCACGGCGGTGAACGCCCAGATTCTGGGCGCACGCCAGGCCAGCAAGGTAGCGCAAGACGGGTTAGAGCAGGCGCAGCTTGGGCTGCAGGCCGCGCAGGCGGACAACCGCGCGGCGCGAGAGACGTTCAGCAACTGGTTGGCCACGCGGCGGGTGACCGAGCGCGCCGAGCAAGACCAGGCGTTGCTGGAGCGCACCCGCGAGCTGGATGTTTTGCGCAAAGCCGAGCGCGAAGCCCAGGGTGCGGTTGAGGCGCAGCAACAGGCGGCGCTCAACGCGCGCCAGGCGCAGAGCCGTGGAGAGTCCGAGCTGCGCGAGATGGAGGAGGCGGCAAGCGCCAACCTGCGAGAGGCGCAGCGTGCGCAAGAGCTACGGGTGTTTTTGTACCGCCTGGCGTTGACGCTGCCTCTGTTGGTCGCGGCGGGCTGGCTGTTTGCCACAAAGCGCAAAAGCACCTATTGGCCGTTTGTGTGGGGTTTCATCTTCTTCGCATTGTTCGCCTTCTTTGTGGAGCTGGTGCCTTACTTGCCGAGTTACGGCGGGTACGTGCGTTACCTGGTGGGCATCGTTCTCACGGTGGTGGGCGGCCGCTATGCGATCCAGGCTTTGCAGCGCTACCTGGAGCGACAAAAACAGGCCGAAGCGCTGCCCGATACCCAGCGCCGAAAAGACATGAATTACGATCTGGCGCTGACCCGGCTAAGCAAAAACGTGTGCCCGGGTTGTGAGCGCACCGTCGACCTGAAAGACGGGAAAACCGATTTCTGCCCGCACTGCGGTCTGTGCCTGTTTGACCAATGCGCCCACTGCAAAGCCCGCAAGAGCGCGTTTGCCTTGTTCTGTTTCAGTTGTGGGGCGAGTGCCAGGCGCGAGGACGCTCCAGCGCCCGAGACGCTTCAAGTGAATGAAGCGGTCAAAGCAGTGGAGGAAGGTGATGCCCCCGACGTGGCCGGGGTCCCAGTCTAG
- a CDS encoding DUF2145 domain-containing protein, with protein MKSFGSFLSSVAAAVLLLSAPTARAGQTCENKPLTARSITSAMTLAQRTSAALDAEFERSGARVVVLARVGQDLSKYGLRYSHLGWAYKTPEGPWRVLHKLNACDTDSAALYRQGLGEFFMDNPWRYQAAWAVAVPVLQAPLYTLLTSPERSARLNTRAYNLVSYPWSTRYQQSNQWALETLAMASEPGIASRSQAQAWLRFKGYQPTVLHISALSRLGARVSKANVAFDDHPNAKRFSDRIETVTVDSMFEWLERTGMASKPQTLGL; from the coding sequence ATGAAATCCTTTGGTTCTTTTCTGTCGTCTGTTGCGGCGGCTGTCTTGTTGCTTTCTGCCCCGACTGCTCGGGCTGGCCAAACCTGCGAAAACAAGCCACTCACCGCGCGCTCGATCACCAGCGCCATGACCTTGGCGCAGCGCACCTCAGCCGCACTTGATGCGGAGTTCGAGCGCAGTGGCGCTCGCGTGGTGGTGTTGGCGCGGGTCGGGCAGGATTTGAGCAAATATGGCTTGCGGTATTCGCACCTCGGTTGGGCTTACAAAACCCCCGAGGGCCCTTGGCGGGTGTTGCACAAGCTCAATGCCTGCGACACCGATTCGGCGGCCTTGTACCGGCAGGGGCTTGGCGAGTTTTTCATGGACAACCCCTGGCGTTACCAGGCCGCCTGGGCTGTCGCGGTGCCTGTGCTGCAAGCGCCTTTGTACACACTGTTGACCAGCCCGGAGCGCAGCGCGCGCCTGAACACGCGGGCCTATAACTTGGTGAGCTACCCCTGGAGCACGCGTTACCAGCAGTCCAACCAGTGGGCGCTGGAAACCTTGGCCATGGCCAGTGAGCCCGGCATCGCCAGCCGTTCGCAGGCGCAGGCCTGGCTCCGGTTCAAGGGCTACCAACCCACGGTGTTGCACATAAGTGCGTTGAGCCGCCTGGGCGCGCGGGTGAGCAAGGCCAATGTCGCATTCGATGACCATCCCAACGCCAAGCGCTTTTCTGACCGCATCGAGACGGTGACGGTGGATTCGATGTTTGAATGGCTGGAGCGCACCGGCATGGCGTCAAAGCCGCAGACACTTGGCCTTTGA